The genomic window AGAGAAAAACAATCCAAACTTAAATTGGAGATTTGTATCATATAATCCAAATGAAAAAGGAAGGTTAGATTTTACTTGGGAAAGAGAATGGAGAATTAAAAATGACTATGTCAAATTAGATAATGAAAAAGTAAAATTAGTTTTTCCTAATATGGGTTGGATAAATCGATTCATAAATGAACACGAAAAAGAATATCATAATTTAAGTTTAGATGATGATTGTGAAAAATGCTATTGTAAAAGAGATGCAACAATCTTAAAAATAAAGGACATATTAGAAGATGAAAGTTGTGAAATTTCAACAGGAACTTGTATAAATTCTGATGAATTTCCTTGGATATTAATTGATATGAATGAGAAAGAAATCGCCAAATCCTGAAAACTTCCTAGTTTCATAAGAAAGAAGATTTAATTGAACAATTTAAAAATGGAAACTATCCATCAACAAATGTTCATATAGAATGCAATGTTTAAAATATCGATTTGCTTACAACAACTCTATTCCTTCAAACTCCCCAAAATCCCTTTCAAAAACCCATTAAAATCAAACTGATTATCATCTGTTAATCCCATTCGGACAATGACCATATCTTGGGAAGGAAGTATAAATATTTTTTGCCCTTGGTAGCCGCTGCAATAAAACATATTTTTGGGTGCGCTTGGATATTTTCCGGCCACATTGAGCCAAAATTGACCTCCATATTTTCCGTTGGAAGTAGGAGTTGGCGTGGTTACAAATTGCATCCATTTTTCATCAAAAAGTGGTGTGCCATTCCAATTTCCTTTGTGCAAATACAGTAATCCAAATTTTGCCCAATCTCTTGTAGTTGCCCAACCGTAAGACGAACCCGCATAATTCCCTGCCATATCAGTTTCAACTATCATCGAGTTCATTCCAATTTTGTCAATCAGGGCAGCATACCAAAAATCTAAATATTCCTGATGCGTTTTGAATTGTTTTCGTAAAATTCCCGACAATAAATTTGTCGTTCCCGAAGAATAATTCCAGTGTGTATTGGGTTTGAATTGTGCAGGTTTTACCAATTGCGATTGACTCATATCTTCTGTTGCAAAAAGCATTAAAGTGGCATCACAAATCTTGGTATAATCCTCTTCCCATTCCAGACCAGAGTTCATATTAAGCAAATTGGCGAGCGTAATTTTTGCTCGTTCGTCCTTTGCCCATTCCGTTACAGGAGCGGGTTTGTTGATGTCTAATTTTCCTTGTTTTTGCAAAATACCAAATAACGTGGCAGTCACACTTTTGGTCATAGACCAGCCCAAAATTTTTGAATCTTTATTAAAGCCAGTATCGTATTTTTCGGCAATGATTTTGTCTTTGTAAATGACCAAAACGGCACGTGTTCTATTTTTTTTAACTCCTTTTTTGTCAAAAACATTGGCTACAGCTTTTTCTAATTTGGCATAATCAATGTTAGAAAATAGTGTGTCTTTCGGTTCATTATTTCCATAAGGAAAAGGTAAATTATTGATGAGTTTTGTTCTTTTTGGAACTTTGTATGGTTTTGTAATATCAAAATCATCGTTGATTAGAGTCACTCCCAAACCTTCTCGGTAAATGGCTTTGCGTTCTTTTAGTCCATAAACCGTTGAGGTGGCAAATTTTCCGTTTTCGTCAATTTTGTTGGTTGCCCAATTAATTTTTGGAATATCGTTGTCGCCTTGTTCAATCATTTCTTGTGAACGGGAATCAATAAAATGTCCTGAAGCCATACTTTTAGCCGAAAATCCTGAAATTAGATCCAGTTTTGGATAAGTAATGTAGCCAAAATAAATCAGAAAAAGTAAAAGAGCTAAACCAAGAAACTGGAATATTTTTTTCATGACGAACAACATTTGAGATTTGAATAATGCAATTTAATAAAAAATCAGCCACCGATTACATAGCTGTAAAGTATTCAATTCTAGTTTTTTACCACAAATTACACAAATTAGCACAAATTCTATCAATTTAAAAAAATGAATCTCACCAATTAGTGAAATTTTTCAAAACAAAACAATTTGTGTTAATTCGTGTAATTTGTGGTTGATTTTTTTTTAAATTTTTCTGAACATATTAAATCCTAGTATCCGCGTTATTCGTAGACAAAAAACTATAACAATTATTTAGTAATAAACCCTCGAAGTTTTATTACTTTTGTACGTAGAATTTTTCTAAATAATTATGCTAGACATTCAAAAAATAAGAGCCGATTTTCCAATACTTTCTAGAACCGTAAACGGAAAACCATTGGTCTATTTCGATAACGGAGCTACCTCGCAAAAACCACAAATTGTGATTGATGCGATTTCAAAATACTATCAGGAAATTAATGCCAATATTCATCGTGGCGTACATACTTTGAGTCAATTGGCAACTGATGCTTACGAAATTTCGCGTGGGAAAATCCAAAATCACATCAATGCCAAATTCGCTCACGAAGTAATTTTTACTTCGGGAACGACCCACGGAATTAATTTGGTTACCAACGGATTTGCTTCGATAGTAAAACCAGGTGATGAAGTTTTGGTTTCCGCATTGGAACATCACAGTAATATTGTGCCTTGGCAAATGTTGTGCGAGAAAACAGGAGCTACTTTGAAAGTAATTCCAATGAATGAAAACGGCGAATTGATTATGGACGAATACGATAAATTGCTTTCGGATAAAACCAAAATCGTAACCGTAAATCACATCTCGAATGCGTTGGGAACTGTGAATCCTGTTAAATACATGATTGACAAAGCACACGAATTTGGCGCAGCGATTTTGATTGATGGAGCACAGGCTGTTCCGCATTTGAAACCTGATGTTCAGGCTTTGGATTGTGATTTTTATGTTTTTTCAGGACATAAAATGTGTGGTCCAACTGGCGTTGGGATTTTATACGGAAAAGAAGCTTGGTTGAACAAATTACCGCCCTATCAAGGAGGTGGCGAAATGATTAAGGAAGTCAGTTTCGAAAAAACCACTTATGCCGATTTGCCACACAAATTTGAAGCGGGAACGCCTGATATTGCTGGTGGAATTGTTTTGGGAACAGCTGTAGATTATTTGAACTCCGTTGGTTTTGACAACATTCAACAACAGGAATTGGAATTATTGGAATATGCTACCAAACGATTATTAGAAATCGAAGGTCTAAAAATTTATGGCACTGCAAAGGAAAAAACTTCGGTAGTTTCGTTTAATATTGAAGGCATTCATCCGTATGATATTGGAACGATAGTGGACAAGTTAGGAATTGCGGTAAGAACAGGTCACCATTGCGCCCAACCAATTATGACTTTTTTCGATATTCCAGGAACGATTCGTGCTTCGTTTTCTTTTTACAATACCAAAGAAGAAATAGATCTTATGATTGAAGCTTTGAAAAAAGCACAAATGATGTTGTCCTAAAAAGTAAAAAAATGAAACTATACGCCCTGATTGTATTGAGTATTTTTCTTGGAAAAAGTTGTGGAAGCCAAACCAAAAATGATCTGAAAACGGCTGTTTTGGAATACACCGCCAATACCAGAGGTTTCTATCAAAAAATTACGATTCAAGATCAGACAGTTTCAGTTTCGAAAGATAGAAGTGGTAATGACAAACCAGTTCCGACAAAAATTTCGGATGCTGATTGGAAAGAATTAATTTCGGATTTTGAAACCATCAATTTGGATAGTTTGGTAACTTTGAAAGCGCCTACCGAAAAACGTTTTCACGATGGTGCTGCCATTGCGAATTTAGAAGTTAGATATAAAGATAAAGAATATAAAACCACCTCTTTTGATCATGGTTATCCACCGGAAGCAATCAAAAAATTGGTAGTAAAAATAAATTCATTTGCAAAAAAAGAATAATGAGTATTAAAAAATTACAAGACGAAATAATTGACGAATTCGCCATGTTTGACGACTGGATGCAACGTTATGAATACATTATTGATTTGGGTAAAAACCTACCATTAATCAAAGAAGAATTCAAGACGGAGGACAATATTATCAAGGGATGTCAATCGAAAGTGTGGCTGAAAGGAGAACAAAATGATGACAAAATTGTCTTTACAGCCGATAGTGATGCGATTCTGACCAAAGGAATTATAGCAATTCTAATTCGGGTTTTTTCCAACCAAAAAGCTACGGACATTCTGAATGCTGATATGGATTTCATTGATGAAATTGGTTTAAAAGAACATTTGTCGCCAACCCGCGCCAATGGATTGGTTTCGATGATCAAAAATATAAAAATGTACGCATTGGCATTCGATGCAAAAAAATAATTTTTTTTAAACCATATAAGACATATAAGCACATATAAGAAAGTTTAATACTATCTTTATGGCACTACATTTAATATATGTTTTAT from Flavobacterium eburneipallidum includes these protein-coding regions:
- a CDS encoding serine hydrolase domain-containing protein; translated protein: MKKIFQFLGLALLLFLIYFGYITYPKLDLISGFSAKSMASGHFIDSRSQEMIEQGDNDIPKINWATNKIDENGKFATSTVYGLKERKAIYREGLGVTLINDDFDITKPYKVPKRTKLINNLPFPYGNNEPKDTLFSNIDYAKLEKAVANVFDKKGVKKNRTRAVLVIYKDKIIAEKYDTGFNKDSKILGWSMTKSVTATLFGILQKQGKLDINKPAPVTEWAKDERAKITLANLLNMNSGLEWEEDYTKICDATLMLFATEDMSQSQLVKPAQFKPNTHWNYSSGTTNLLSGILRKQFKTHQEYLDFWYAALIDKIGMNSMIVETDMAGNYAGSSYGWATTRDWAKFGLLYLHKGNWNGTPLFDEKWMQFVTTPTPTSNGKYGGQFWLNVAGKYPSAPKNMFYCSGYQGQKIFILPSQDMVIVRMGLTDDNQFDFNGFLKGILGSLKE
- a CDS encoding SufE family protein, which gives rise to MSIKKLQDEIIDEFAMFDDWMQRYEYIIDLGKNLPLIKEEFKTEDNIIKGCQSKVWLKGEQNDDKIVFTADSDAILTKGIIAILIRVFSNQKATDILNADMDFIDEIGLKEHLSPTRANGLVSMIKNIKMYALAFDAKK
- a CDS encoding aminotransferase class V-fold PLP-dependent enzyme gives rise to the protein MLDIQKIRADFPILSRTVNGKPLVYFDNGATSQKPQIVIDAISKYYQEINANIHRGVHTLSQLATDAYEISRGKIQNHINAKFAHEVIFTSGTTHGINLVTNGFASIVKPGDEVLVSALEHHSNIVPWQMLCEKTGATLKVIPMNENGELIMDEYDKLLSDKTKIVTVNHISNALGTVNPVKYMIDKAHEFGAAILIDGAQAVPHLKPDVQALDCDFYVFSGHKMCGPTGVGILYGKEAWLNKLPPYQGGGEMIKEVSFEKTTYADLPHKFEAGTPDIAGGIVLGTAVDYLNSVGFDNIQQQELELLEYATKRLLEIEGLKIYGTAKEKTSVVSFNIEGIHPYDIGTIVDKLGIAVRTGHHCAQPIMTFFDIPGTIRASFSFYNTKEEIDLMIEALKKAQMMLS